In the genome of Rhodamnia argentea isolate NSW1041297 chromosome 3, ASM2092103v1, whole genome shotgun sequence, one region contains:
- the LOC115730400 gene encoding receptor-like protein 7: MEFKRSFRTNTTDSRCEYPKVHSWSPDGSGDCCSWDGVECDEVTGRVITLDLSGSCLSGTMSPNTTLFRLFHLESLNLACNSFNFSPIPYGFGNLSRLQYLNLSRSDFAGEIPHDISQLSELVSLDLSDSFSEALHLPNVGNFVHNLTGLKELDLSRVSLLSPIPPVLANFSSLTSLGLADCGLNGDFPVSIFQLPNLEVLRIASNGNLPGFLPKLHWGSPLKSLDLSLTNFSGGIPTSIGNLSLLNELIAWNCHFSGSLPSSLGNLSHLTEISLGENNLQGQIPVSFANLTQLRWLWLSSNSLSGDTLEWVVNLTKLTELDLSDNNLQGQIPVSFANLTQLRWLWLSSNSLSGDTLEWVVNLTKLTELDLSDNNLRGQIPVSFANLTQLRWLWLSSNSLSGDTLEWVVNLTKLTELDLSDNNLQGQIPVSFANLTRLRSLWLSSNNLSGDTLEWVVNLTKLTYLDISGNRFSGEFPSSFENLKQLVVLDLSRNDLHGDIPSTLWNLKGLQSLSLESLYLNGVLDVNDLFKLKNLRSLQLSFNNISFTKSFITATTSKLSDLSLDSCNLTEFPQFIGYLSKLERLNLPHNRIRGTILSWMWNNSKESLNYIDLSHNLLTGFVNNQTDVPLPNLAYLDVSSNLLETTLPIPPPSVMIYNISSNFLSGEVPTSICQVSSLVVLDLSNNALNGTLPPCLGSIAPLIYLNLARNKFSGMIPRVYPDGCALKMIDLRENRLGGTIPRSLGNCGALEYLNLGSNEINDTFPIWMSELAYLKVIGLQSNKFHGPVEAHLSQLNFTSLQILDLSNNSFNGRLPSKLLQSCRAMKVIVGQDKLAYMNIHQSVNLSMYRLDESMTYAMILVNKGTEREYLKIPGNLVAIDLSKNKFEGFIPELIGDLKALRMLNLSNNFLTGRIPPSPGKPTMLESLDLSLNNLMGEIPQQLASLTFLEVFDVSQNRLSGPIPHGTQFDTFESSSFTMNAGLCGSPLPNKCKNGDNAPPPPPPPPPSFDADNEEESLFDLDWKIVLTGVGVGFGVGVVLENLIIDEKSRWFLHYSKRMAKGCRKGRKALADKKICS; this comes from the exons ATGGAATTCAAGAGAAGTTTTAGAACCAACACGACAGATTCGCGATGTGAATATCCAAAGGTCCACTCCTGGTCACCAGATGGAAGTGGAGATTGTTGTTCGTGGGACGGCGTCGAATGTGATGAGGTCACCGGCCGAGTGATCACCCTCGACCTCAGTGGAAGTTGCCTCTCGGGCACCATGAGTCCCAACACCACTCTCTTTCGACTCTTTCACCTGGAGTCGCTCAATCTTGCGTGCAACAGCTTCAACTTCTCCCCAATCCCATACGGCTTCGGCAATCTTTCCAGGTTACAATACCTTAATCTTTCCCGCTCGGACTTTGCCGGTGAAATACCTCATGATATCTCGCAACTCTCTGAGTTAGTTTCTCTCGATTTATCCGATTCTTTTTCCGAGGCACTTCATTTGCCCAACGTGGGCAACTTTGTTCATAATTTGACTGGGCTAAAAGAGCTTGATCTTTCTAGAGTGAGCTTGTTGTCACCTATCCCTCCTGTGCTAGCGAATTTCTCTTCCTTGACATCGCTTGGGCTTGCAGATTGTGGATTGAATGGAGACTTTCCGGTAAGCATTTTTCAGCTGCCAAACTTGGAAGTCCTTCGCATTGCTAGCAATGGCAACCTCCCTGGTTTTCTCCCCAAACTGCATTGGGGTTCTCCATTGAAATCGTTAGACCTTTCCCTAACCAACTTCTCTGGAGGAATACCCACTTCGATTGGAAATCTTAGTCTCTTGAATGAGTTAATCGCCTGGAATTGCCATTTCTCAGGATCGCTTCCCTCTTCATTGGGTAATCTTTCTCATCTCACCGAAATAAGCCTTGGCGAAAACAACTTGCAAGGTCAAATCCCTGTTTCCTTTGCTAATCTTACCCAGCTACGGTGGCTATGGCTCTCTTCCAATAGCTTGAGTGGTGATACTTTGGAGTGGGTGGTCAACTTGACCAAACTTACCGAGTTGGACCTGTCAGATAATAACTTGCAAGGTCAAATCCCTGTTTCCTTTGCTAATCTTACCCAGCTACGATGGCTATGGCTCTCTTCCAATAGCTTGAGTGGTGATACTTTGGAGTGGGTGGTCAACTTGACCAAACTTACCGAGTTGGACCTGTCAGATAATAACTTGCGAGGTCAAATCCCTGTTTCCTTTGCTAATCTTACCCAGCTACGATGGCTATGGCTCTCTTCCAATAGCTTGAGTGGTGATACTTTGGAGTGGGTGGTCAACTTGACCAAACTTACCGAGTTGGACCTGTCAGATAATAACTTGCAAGGTCAAATCCCTGTTTCCTTTGCTAATCTTACCCGGCTACGGTCTCTATGGCTCTCTTCCAATAACTTGAGTGGTGATACTTTGGAGTGGGTGGTCAACTTGACCAAACTTACCTACTTGGACATTTCAG GTAATCGGTTTAGCGGTGAATTTCCATCTTCATTTGAGAACCTGAAGCAGTTGGTCGTGCTCGACCTTTCTCGCAATGACTTGCACGGTGATATTCCAAGCACATTATGGAATCTGAAGGGTCTTCAATCGCTTAGCCTGGAGTCGCTCTATCTCAATGGCGTTCTCGATGTAAATGATCTATTCAAACTCAAGAACTTGAGAAGCCTACAATTGTCCTTCAACAATATATCATTCACCAAGTCATTCATCACTGCCACCACATCGAAGCTTTCTGACTTATCCTTGGATTCATGCAACTTGACCGAGTTCCCACAGTTTATAGGCTACTTAAGCAAATTGGAGCGGTTAAACCTACCACACAACAGAATCCGAGGGACCATTCTTAGCTGGATGTGGAACAATAGCAAAGAATCTCTCAATTACATAGATCTTTCTCACAATCTTTTAACCGGCTTCGTAAACAACCAGACCGATGTTCCCTTGCCGAACTTGGCGTATCTCGACGTTAGTTCTAACTTGCTGGAAACAACCCTCCCTATCCCACCTCCCTCAGTCATGATATACAACATCTCGAGCAATTTCCTATCTGGGGAAGTTCCAACATCCATTTGTCAAGTGAGCTCTCTTGTCGTGCTCGATTTGTCCAACAATGCTCTGAATGGCACACTTCCTCCTTGTCTGGGCAGTATTGCTCCTTTGATTTATTTGAACCTCGCAAGAAATAAATTTAGCGGCATGATTCCTCGCGTTTACCCCGATGGTTGTGCATTGAAGATGATCGACCTCAGAGAAAACCGACTAGGAGGGACTATTCCGAGATCTTTAGGTAATTGCGGAGCGTTGGAGTACTTGAATCTTGGTAGCAATGAAATTAATGATACATTCCCAATTTGGATGTCGGAATTGGCCTATCTAAAAGTTATTGGCTTGCAGTCCAATAAGTTCCATGGTCCCGTAGAAGCTCATCTAAGCCAGCTTAACTTCACTAGTTTACAAATCCTGGACCTTTCCAACAATAGCTTCAATGGTAGACTTCCTTCCAAGTTGTTACAGAGTTGCCGTGCCATGAAGGTTATCGTCGGTCAAGATAAGTTGGCATACATGAATATTCATCAATCGGTTAATCTGTCTATGTATAGATTAGACGAAAGTATGACTTATGCGATGATATTGGTGAATAAGGGTACCGAAAGGGAATATCTGAAGATTCCAGGCAACCTTGTTGCAATTGACCTCTCCAAGAACAAGTTCGAAGGTTTCATTCCTGAACTCATTGGAGATTTGAAGGCCCTTCGTATGCTCAACCTTTCAAACAACTTCCTCACCGGTAGAATCCCTCCTTCCCCGGGAAAGCCGACAATGCTCGAGTCACTAGATCTTTCCCTAAACAATCTCATGGGAGAGATTCCTCAACAACTAGCTAGCCTCACATTTCTTGAGGTTTTCGATGTCTCTCAAAATCGATTGTCGGGACCAATACCACATGGAACACAATTCGACACATTTGAGAGCAGTTCATTCACGATGAATGCAGGGTTGTGTGGAAGTCCTCTAccaaataaatgcaaaaatggTGATAAtgctccaccaccaccaccaccaccaccaccgtcttTTGATGCAGATAATGAAGAAGAGTCTCTATTCGACTTGGATTGGAAAATCGTGTTGACTGGCGTTGGAGTTGGGTTTGGGGTTGGTGTTGTGCTAGAGAACTTGATCATTGACGAGAAGAGTAGATGGTTCTTGCACTACTCCAAGAGAATGGCAAAAGGATGTCGAAAGGGGAGGAAAGCTCTAGCAGACAAGAAAATATGTAGCTAG
- the LOC115728247 gene encoding receptor-like protein 7, giving the protein MVAVIANIDKVHIRSPDGYGCNKGFALSVVKELVSKSPCGAIKGAYGVGIPMRSTVMVKFKRDLNLDDSPSKTPFRNQKNNSKSRKFMAALSFYLLFTWIFLLSLFRARFAEGLCHADERSALLEFKRSFRTDVKDSRCVNPKVHSWSLDGSRDCCSWDGVQCDEVTGRVIALDLSSSCLTGTMSPNTTLFRLVHLESLDLASNGFNFSSIPYGFGNLSRLKHLNLSHSDFSGGIPDDISQLSELVSLDLSTSLLETLHLANMGNLVHNLTGLKELDLSGVSLLSPIPPVLANFSSLRSLRLRYCGLNGDFPVSIFQLPNLEVLRISGNPNLSGFFPKLHWGAPLKSLIALSCHFSGSLPSSMGNLSHLTSLDLSGNNISGQIPASFANLTRLSILKLDNNNLSGDTLEWVVNLTQLTELHISGNRFSSGFPSSFENLKQLTWLSLSYNDFHGDIPGTLWNLKDLEHLSLESLNLNGVLEVNDLLKLENLRSLRLSFNNISFTKSLVNATTSKLAYLFLNSCNLTEFPQFIGYSSELEWLDLSYNRIRGTIPRRMWNNSKESLLYIDLSHNLLTGFENNQTDLPLPNLAYLDVSSNLLEATLPVPPPSVRLYNISNNFLYGEVPTSICEVSSLVMVDLSNSALSGIVPPCLGSIAPLIYLNLARNKFSGMIPHIYLDGCALKMIDLRENRLGGTVPRSLGNCGMLEYLNLGGNEIDDTFPIWLSELAYLKVIGLQSNKFHGPIEGHLSQLNFTSLQILDLSKNRFNGKLPSKLLQSCRAMKVIIGQDKLAYMNIHQSFILSVVPIDRSTTFAMTMMNKGTETEYLKIPGNLVAIDLSSNKFEGFIPELIGDLKSLHMLNLSNNFLTGSIPPSLANLTVLESLDLSLNNLAGEIPQQLASLTFLEVFDVSQNRLSGPIPHGSQFNTFESSSFVMNKGLCGSPLPNKCTNGDNAPPPPSSFDIDTKEESRFDLDWKIVLTGAGVGFSVGAVLGNLIIDEKSRWFLHYSKRMARECQKVRKALSKKKICS; this is encoded by the exons aTGGTTGCTGTAATCGCTAATATTGACAAGGTACATATTCGATCTCCCGACGGATATGGATGCAAtaaaggttttgctttatccgtggTCAAGGAGCTTGTATCAAAAAGTCCTTGTGGAGCGATTAAAGGTGCATATGGAGTTGGTATTCCGATGAGGTCCACGGTTATGGTAAAGTTCAAGCGCGACTTGAACTTGGATGAT TCTCCCTCGAAAACTCCCTTCCGTAACCAAAAGAACAACAGCAAAAGCAGAAAATTTATGGCAGCCTTATCATTTTATCTGCTGTTTACTTGGATATTCCTACTTTCTCTCTTTCGTGCTAGGTTTGCTGAGGGACTATGTCATGCGGATGAGCGCTCTGCCCTACTGGAATTCAAGAGAAGCTTCAGAACCGACGTGAAAGATTCGCGATGCGTTAATCCAAAGGTCCATTCCTGGTCACTGGATGGAAGTAGAGACTGTTGTTCGTGGGATGGCGTCCAATGTGATGAGGTCACCGGCCGAGTGATCGCCCTCGACCTCAGTAGCAGTTGTCTGACAGGCACCATGAGTCCCAACACCACTCTCTTTCGACTCGTTCACCTGGAGTCGCTCGATCTCGCTTCCAACGGCTTCAACTTCTCCTCAATCCCTTATGGCTTCGGCAATCTTTCAAGGTTAAAACACCTTAATCTCTCCCACTCGGACTTTTCCGGTGGAATCCCTGATGATATCTCGCAACTCTCTGAGCTAGTTTCTCTCGATTTGTCCACTTCTTTGCTCGAGACACTTCATTTGGCCAACATGGGCAACCTTGTTCATAATTTGACGGGGCTAAAGGAACTTGATCTTTCTGGCGTAAGCTTGTTGTCACCTATCCCTCCTGTGCTAGCGAATTTCTCATCTTTGAGATCGCTTAGGCTTCGATATTGTGGATTGAATGGAGACTTTCCGGTCAGCATTTTTCAGTTGCCAAACTTGGAAGTCCTTCGCATTTCTGGCAATCCCAACCTTTCGGGTTTTTTCCCCAAACTGCATTGGGGTGCTCCATTGAAATCGTTAATCGCCTTGAGTTGCCATTTCTCGGGGTCGCTTCCCTCTTCAATGGGTAATCTTTCTCATCTCACTTCGCTGGACCTGTCAGGAAATAACATTAGTGGACAAATCCCTGCTTCCTTTGCTAACCTCACCCGGCTCTCCATTCTAAAGCTCGACAACAATAACTTGAGTGGCGATACTTTGGAGTGGGTGGTCAACTTGACCCAACTTACCGAGTTGCACATTTCAG GTAATCGGTTTAGCAGTGGATTTCCATCTTCATTTGAGAACTTGAAGCAGTTGACTTGGTTGAGCCTTTCTTACAATGACTTTCATGGTGATATTCCGGGCACATTGTGGAATCTGAAGGATCTTGAACATCTTTCACTGGAGTCGCTTAATCTTAATGGCGTTCTCGAGGTAAATGATCTACTCAAACTCGAGAACTTGAGAAGCTTACGTTTGTCCTTCAACAATATATCGTTCACGAAGTCATTGGTCAATGCCACGACATCGAAGCTTGCCTACTTATTCTTGAACTCATGCAACTTGACCGAGTTCCCACAGTTTATAGGCTACTCAAGCGAATTGGAGTGGTTAGATCTTTCCTACAACAGAATCCGGGGGACCATTCCTAGACGGATGTGGAACAATAGCAAAGAATCTCTCCTGTATATAGATCTTTCTCACAATCTTTTAACTGGCTTCGAAAACAACCAGACCGATCTTCCTTTGCCGAACTTGGCGTATCTCGACGTTAGTTCTAACTTGCTAGAAGCAACCCTCCCTGTCCCACCTCCCTCGGTCAGGCTATACAACATCTCCAACAATTTCCTATATGGGGAAGTTCCAACATCCATTTGTGAAGTGAGCTCCCTTGTCATGGTCGATTTGTCCAACAGTGCTCTGAGTGGCATAGTTCCGCCTTGTTTGGGTAGCATTGCCCCTTTGATTTATTTGAACCTCGCGAGAAATAAATTCAGCGGCATGATTCCTCACATTTACCTCGATGGTTGTGCATTGAAGATGATCGACCTTAGAGAAAACCGACTAGGGGGGACTGTTCCAAGATCTTTAGGAAATTGCGGAATGCTGGAGTACTTGAATCTTGGTGGCAACGAAATTGATGATACATTCCCAATTTGGCTGTCGGAATTGGCCTACCTAAAAGTTATTGGCTTGCAGTCCAATAAGTTCCATGGTCCCATAGAAGGTCATCTAAGCCAGCTTAACTTCACCAGTTTACAAATCCTGGACCTTTCCAAAAACAGGTTCAATGGTAAACTTCCTTCCAAGTTGTTACAAAGTTGCCGTGCCATGAAGGTTATCATTGGTCAAGATAAGTTGGCATATATGAATATCCATCAATCATTTATTCTATCTGTTGTTCCAATTGATAGAAGTACGACTTTTGCGATGACAATGATGAATAAGGGCACGGAAACGGAATATTTGAAGATTCCAGGTAACCTTGTTGCAATTGACCTCTCTAGTAACAAGTTTGAAGGTTTCATTCCTGAACTCATTGGAGATCTGAAGTCACTTCATATGCTCAACCTTTCAAACAACTTCCTTACCGGTAGCATCCCTCCTTCCTTGGCCAACCTAACAGTGCTCGAGTCACTGGATCTTTCCTTGAACAATCTTGCAGGAGAGATTCCTCAACAACTAGCTAGCCTCACATTTCTTGAGGTTTTCGATGTCTCTCAAAATCGACTGTCAGGACCAATACCACATGGATCCCAGTTCAACACATTCGAGAGTAGTTCATTCGTGATGAATAAGGGGTTGTGTGGAAGTCCTCTACCAAACAAATGCACAAATGGTGATAAtgctccaccaccaccatcatctttTGACATAGATACTAAAGAAGAGTCACGATTCGACTTGGATTGGAAAATCGTGCTGACTGGCGCTGGAGTTGGGTTTTCAGTTGGTGCTGTGCTAGGAAACTTGATCATTGACGAGAAGAGTAGGTGGTTCTTGCACTACTCCAAGAGAATGGCAAGAGAATGTCAAAAGGTGAGGAAAGCTctgtcaaaaaagaaaatatgcagcTAG